CCACTTCTTCTCAGTGCATCTACTTTTTGGGTGGTTCCTAACAAAGTCTGTACGTGGTGCCCGACTTCATGGGCAAGTACATAGGCTATAGTAAATTCTGTTACTTTCGCACCGAACCTTTGTTGCAACTCGTTAAAGAAGCTCATATCCATGTATACTTTCTGATCTGCGGGGCAATAGAATGGTCCCATTGCTGCTTGAGCCGTACCACAACCTGATTGTGTTGTTTCTTCGAAAAGAACAATTTTCGGAGGAGTATAGGTCATTCCATTTTCCTTGAAGATCTGATTCCATGTAAGGTTATTCCAGCCACTCATCATATCTACCATTTCTCCAATTTTCTTTTCATTGGCATTTAGTTCCCTTTGCTCTGTTTGGGTAGGTGATGACATGTTGCTCCCTGAACTTAATATGCTGGAAGGATCCCCGCCTAAGAAGAAAACAATGGCTGCAATAATTAATGTTCCTAATCCTCCTCCAACGATCATACCACCGCTCCCTCCTGAACCTCGGCGGTCTTCAACGTTCCCTCCTCTATCGTCTGTCCATTTCATAGTAATTTTTTTGTGTATGTAAATTTAAAGATTTAATGCTGAAAATAAAATAAGAGGACTATAAAATCCTCTTATGTATTTACTATATTGATGTCTACAATACATTAGCGATTGAGCTGGTTTGTTTTTAGCCAATATGAAGTCGACTGATAGGCGGAAATTGCATCGTCAACAATTTTTTGATCCGGCTTTTTTAAAGGATTTTCATCATAATAAATGCTAAATTCCGGAGTAAGTTTATCCTTCTTTTGGGAAAGGGAATATTGCTTTATCTTTTTAACAGGAGAAATTACCGTTAAATATCCGTCTTTTACAAACCCCAGATCCTGATAAGTGGCAATATATGCTTTAGGCTGAAATTCTTTTTTGAGAACATCCTGGCCCAGGAACTTCGATTGATAACTGAAGTTGAGTAATCCCAAAACAGTTGGCATAAGATCTATTTGTGACATAAGCTTATCAAATTTTACAGGCTGGATAAAATCTTCTGAAAAAACCATTGCGGGAATTCTGTATTTGTCCATAGGTAATTCCGTACTTCCTGCACTTGAAGCACAGTGGTCAGCTACAATAACGAAAACGGTGTTTTTGTACCAATCTTGTTTTTTTGCCATCTCGAAAAACTTGCGAAGGGAGTAATCTGTATATTTTACACCTCCTTCTCTTGATTTTGCATCTCCGGGGATATCTATTCTTCCGCCCGGATAAGTGAAAGGTCTGTGATTGGAAACAGTCATCCAATGGTTAAAAAATGGTTTTCCGGATTTTGACTCTGCATTCATTACCTGAATGGCTTTTTTCGCCATATCTTCATCAGCGACTCCCCAAACGTTGGCAAAGGTTATTTCTTCCGGCTTGAAATTATTTCTGTCAACGATTCCGTATCCATTTCCGGCAAAGAAATCCTGCATATTATCAAAATAGCTGTAGCCTCCATACAGGAATTTTACATCATATCCTTTTGATTTAAAGATATTTCCTGTTGTAAATTTGTTTTTATTATTTTCTCTTTTTATGATACTTTCTCCGGCTGTTGGCGGGATACAAAGGGTTAAGGCTTCGAGGCCCCGAACTGTTCTGTTTCCTGTTGCATACAAATTGGTAAACATCATGGATCGGTTAGCCAGACTATCCAGGAAAGGAGTTATTTTCTGATCATTTCCATAATGCTGCATAAAATCTGCAGATAAGCTTTCGATGGATATAAGAACCACGTTCTTTTTAAGTTCCGGTTGGTCGGATGTAATATTTCTCGTAAGGGTAGGTTCAGGGTATTGGCTTAAAAAATTATGTTCTGCTGTTTTTTGATCTATCTGCGGATAAAACTGAAAGTAATCCAATTCATTATGGGTAAATGCCCAGTAAAATTTCGGAAAACCATTGGCTTCGATTTCTTCTGCAAATATATTTGAGGATTTGATTTGGGTTGTGAATGTAAGAGAGAATAAGCTGACTCCGGCAAGTATTATGAAAGACGCTAGTAAAACCAGTTTTTGCTTGAAGTCAGGAAGCTCCTTAAGTTCATCTTTGGTCTTTTTAAAGATAAACCATGTAACTGCAGAGGTAAGTGCAAAAATAATCAGAAAGAGAGGAAGGACAGGGTAGCTTTCCATTATATTTCCGATCACTTCATTAGTATATATGAGATAATCTACCGCAATAAAATTGTATCGTAATCCAAATTCATTATAAAAGAAATATTCACTTACTGCATTAAATATGATGAGCAGTACATATATAAATAATGTGATAAGATAGAGGATATTTCTGATTTTAATCCTTTTGGAAGGAAAAAAAAGCATTAATGCAAAGCAAAGGATCTTTACTCCAATAAAAGCAAGTGCAATTTCTGCTATAGAACCGCCATATTGTTTGAAAATATTATTAGGAATAAGAAGTATGTAGAAAAAAAGGAGCACTAAAGCTCCCAATATGATCTGTCCGTAAGGTTTTTTGTATTTTGAATCTGAAAGAAATAAAAAGTAAAGCGCCAGAAATGTACTAGCCAGTATAAACACAAAAACATCATTAGCCACACCAACTACTAAAACTTTAAGGACTTCAAAAAAGCCAAAGCTTGCTGTAGTTATTGGATGGAAAAAAAACACTATCCTAATGATCAGTGATACGATAAGATAAAAGAATCCTAAGTATAAAAATGGTTTTATTTTTTGCGAATACATTCAGATTAGATATATGTTGACTTTACAAAGATAGTTTTTATGCACAGTTTTTCAAGAGAAAAAATAAAAACAGGTAGTTTGTTGTATTTTTTATAATAAATTAAATTATTCTTAAGTTGAATTCTCTATAAGCTGTAGCCTCAAATTGGTCCCTAAACCTAGGTACAGAAAAAGGGACTATCATTTGATGTCCCTTTATATTCTCTAAGAAAAGAGATATGCTAAGAATGGCCAAAGCCAATGTTCCCTTTTTTATCTGATAAATTCTTTTTGAAATCTATCATTCTTAAGGCAGTAACGGCTGCTTCTACGCCCTTATTTCCCAAATCTCCACCGCTTCGCGCAATCGATTGCTCTTTGGTGTCATCGGTAAGAACACAAAAGATGGTTGGGGTATCTGTTAAAATATTACAATCTTTAATTCCCTGAGCTACCGCAGAAGATACAAAGTCGAAGTGTGGAGTTTCTCCACGGATAATACATCCTATTGCAATCACAGCATCGAATTTTCTTTCTTTGCAAAGCTGCATACTTGCATAATTTAACTCGAAGGCTCCCGGCACCGAAAACAACTTTATATTTTCTGTTTTTACTCCTTCTTTTTCAAGGATTTCTAAAGCTGCATCACGAAGATTGTAAGTTACAAAGTCATTCCACTCAGAAAAAACAATGCCGATAGAAAAATCTTCGGCATTGGTTATATGAAGTGGCTTGTAATCCGAAAGATTAACTGTTGCCATTTTTAATAATATTTAGTCATTTCAATATAAGAATCAGACATTCCGTTATCGTAGTCCTGATATTTCTCGTCAATAGTTGAGAAGTATTTTTTTGCATCTGCATTTTTCTTTAATCCTAATGCAACAATACCTGCTTTTCTTGTAAAGTAGTAAGAAGTATAAGGATCTGAAGATGCTGTTGCTGCCTTGTCTAATAATGCTAAAGCTTCATCATTTTTATTAAGACCGGATTTAGCATCAGCCATGGCACCATACTTCATAGCCATCAATGTTTTATTATCAGAAGAAAACTGATCCAAAAGATCATATGCTTCCTGAAATTTTCCTTCTTTGAATTTTAACAAACCGGCATTATATCCTGCAAGCTTACCGATATCTGTAGAAGAAAAATCATTATAAGTTCCAATAAAACCTGGATTAGCAGCAGATTTACCTCCTAAAGCTTCTTTATCTTTACCTTCGGTAAGGTTTTTCTGAGCGGCAAGGAATGTCTTTACTGCTTCGGCATTTTGAGGAGCAACAACAAATTGCTTATAGGCGAAAAATCCTAAAACTCCTAAAATCAAAGCCCCAAAAACAATACCTAATGGTTTTGAGTACTTTTCAAGGAATCTTTCTGTATTCAAAGCCTCTCTGTCAAGATCTTTAAAAAATTCCACTGTTTCTTTACCTTCTTGCTCTTTCTGAGCATTCTTTGCAAGTTTTGCCATAAATTCTTAAAAATTGAATTGCAAATTTAATTGTTTCTGAATGATTTACAAAATATAAATTATGAATATTAGTTTTTGTGGCCTTAAATGTCAAAAGATTCTGGGCTTTGTTTTTAAAACTTCAATTTAAATATTTTGTAAGTGCTTCTTTTTTCTTTAGGTAAGTGTATTTGAGAAGTTGTAAAGTAGAGATTCCCTTGGTTGTCAAAAGCAAATGAATCAGGCCATTTTATAGCTTCATCTTTTATTATTTCGGTAAAAACACCTTGTTTATTTATTTTACTGATTGCATTTTTCTCTAAACTACTTAGAAAAAGTTCTCCTTTCTTGTTGAATATAATCCCATCATTGGCTCCGGTTTGCGCATACTTTTCCACCTTTGTTCCCAATTCGGTATCAGAAATATTTTTATCTAATAAATATGCAACCGGTATCCTGTAGACATTTTTACCCATCAATGAGCAAAAATATAAATATCCGCTCGGTGCATCAAGTTCTATTCCGTCCGAATGCACCGGGTGTTTCCTTTCGTAACCTTCTATTATAATCTTATCTACTTCGGTTAAGGTAGAGTAATGATTGACAAGAACTCTTCGTACTTCGGTGGTGTTTAAATCGAACATGACAATACCACCGACCTGTGAATCTGTAAAATAAGCAATGTGATTTTTAAGGTCTATTCTAAAATCATTTAAGTAAGCTTTGCTTGTTATTTTCTCGGCAGGTAAAAAGTAATTGTGAATAAGGGTATTATTTTTAAGATCAAAGCAAAATAAGCGGGCGCCTTTTGTGGTATCGGTCAAAAGTTCGTAGCCTGTATCCAAAACCCAAAGTAAGTCTTTACTATCTACATACATACTTTGAACACAAATAAACTGATTATTGTTTGATGTATTTTCTGTCCAATTGTTCCAATGCGGATTAGGAAAAGGGATGGTCTTTCCGTCAATAATTTCTGCAACAGAAACCGGTGTTTCCGGAGACCATCTTGGGAAATTGACAAAAACACGATTAGTTTTGGAAATGGCAATTCCGGTCCATTGTTGTGGATTTTCGGCAAAGATACTCATCTGAACTTTGCTGGTTGTTTCCTGACTATAAGCCACCACGTTTGTTATAAACAAACATAAGAAAACTATTTTTTTTAATTTGTACATAATAACATCTATTTTTTAGTAAACTTTAGTACAAAAATGGATGTATATGGTGAAATGTAAAAGGATGATTCTCACAAATATTTTGTGACGAATCTCACTATTTAGAACCCAGACGACTTAGGGATTCTCTTGAAACTCCAATGTAAGAGGCAATTATTGTTTTCGAAACCCTTTGAAAAAGATCAGGGTATTGTGCAAGGAGAACTTCATAACGCTCCTTTATATTATCGGATAAAAGCGAAATCATTCGTTTTTGAAGAGCAACAAATCCACTGTTGGCTTTTTTTCTGAAAAAATGCTCTACTTTTTGCATTTCTTTACACAGTTTTTCCCGGTTTTCATAAGATAAACAAAGGAGCTCTGTATTTTCGAGGCAGTCTACGTTAAATATGGCTTTTGTATGGGTGAAATAAGCTTGATAATCTGTGATCCACCAATTTTCCATCGCAAACTGTATAATGTGTTCCTTTTCTTTTTCATCAGTATAGGAAGCTTTCAATAATCCTTTTTTCACCCAATATGTGTGATTAACAGAATCGTCTTTTTGAATGAGGAACTGATGTTTTTTTAATTTTTTTATTGTAAAGTGAGAAAGAATGTAAGCAAATTCATCATCAGTCAAATCAATTATTTCTTCGAAATGTGCTCTCAGGTTTTCCATTACAGGTTTTTGATTCTGACAGTATGATATTTTAGTATTCTAATATATGATAGATTTCCGCATTGAATTTACGTAGTTTTTCATCACCTTTTAAATCTTTCAAAACAGATAAAAAGCTGAACTGGGCTACTGTTGCACCTTGTTTCTCTACCAATTTTGCTGCTGCTTCTGTTGTACCACCTGTTGCAAGCAAATCATCATGAATGAGGATTCGCTGTCCTTTTTTGATCTGACCTTCACGGGTTTCAATCTCTGCACTTCCATATTCTAGATCATATTTTTCAGAAACAATAGGAGGGGGTAGCTTTCCCTTTTTCCTGATCAGGATAAATGGAACTTCAAGGGCTACAGCAATAGCAATCCCGAAAAGATAACCACGGCTTTCAATTCCACAAACAGCATCTATTTTTCCTTTACTGAATTTCACTAGATCTTCAATAACGTCTTCATATAACTTTGGATTTAGAAAAATTGGTGAAATGTCTTTAAACTGTATTCCCGGAATAGGAAAGTCAGGAACATTTTCAATGGTATTTTCCAGTTGCTTAATTAATTCCTTTGAGGCCATTTATGGGTTTATTTTGTAGCTGGAAATTTTCCAGTCACCATTTACATTTTTAAGTCCGAAAGTTACTTTTAGAGAAGTGGTTTTTCCATTCTTATCGGTAACATCATAAGTTGCATTCACACTAGAGCTGTTTGCGTTTGTAGCATTGGTTGTAATGTTTTTTACACTTACATTTTTTACAGATCCAAATCCGGAAGTAGGATTTGAAAATGATTCATAGCTTCCCCAACTTGGATTGTTTGAAGCATCAAAAGCAGCTTTAAGATTTTGCGAACTTACATTATTTAGGAATTTACTTACTGTATTTTTTGGATCTGCAGCAGGTTGTTTAGGAGTTGCCGGAGATGTTGATGCAGACGGATCTGTAGAAACAGGTGCTGTTCCTGTAGGATTATTTGGATCAATTACAGCATTAGGATCCTGATTTACTACTGTAGAATCTGTTTTAGGAGGAGCCGGAACTTTCAAAGCTGAAGGGTTAACTTCAAGTCCTATTTTAGACATTTTGAATGTTTTTGCAGTTGTCTTAACAGACACCGTGATATCTATTTTATTGTCCACAACTTTTGAAGCAAGAAGGGATGAAAACTTTAAATTGAAGCCTTTAAAGTTGTTATCAGTCATTAGGTTTTTGGCGGTAGAGAGCTTTACTCCATTACTGAAAACTTCCAGGGTTGTTTCTAAACCAGCTCCTGTAAAAGTAACAGGATTACCGGCGTTATCCACAAGCTTTGGGATAATTTGTATAGCAGTAGTTCCGTTTCCATCGTCAGCTGATGGTCTTGTTATAATACTTAATGAATTTGCTTTTACATCATTGGGATCTGTCTCTTTTGCTTTTTCGTCACCGAAGATATTCATTTCTCCTAATGACGGAGGAGCGGTACTTGCCCATTCGATATTATTTTTTTGAGCAACTTCATCTGCCATTGCCATAATTTCAGGAACTTTTTTTCCGTCGATCAACTTACCAAGAGCTTTTACCTCATTGATGTCACCATCAGCATCTACACCAAAGGTTTTAAGAATATAAAGCGCCTCATTAAACTTGATTTGTTTAATGGTAGACAGACTTGAAGCCATGTCATTGATACTTGACTGTAAAGTTTTTGTACTCGTAGCATCTACATGATCTTTCTTACATGCTGTAAAAAGCAATAAACTAAAAATGAGTAGAAGAGAAAACTTTTTCATTTTAATTGAGTTTGATACAAATTTAGTAAAACCTTTATGAATAGAAATTTTTATTTTTTATTTCTTCTTCATTTTAGCTGATTTTAGTATCAAATCATCCTGTACTATGGGTTGTATTTGTTAGGCTGTTCTTTGAGATCTCCTTTAAAGAATGAACTGAAAATGCTTTGCATATTTGGAAATGAGGCGTCCTGCCAAAAAGATATTTTGTAATTGCTGTTATCTTTATCAAATCTTACCTTATTGGTATCGTTATCATTTTCGAAGCTGAATTCGGTGGGATAGAAATTAGAATACACTATGATT
The sequence above is drawn from the Chryseobacterium daecheongense genome and encodes:
- a CDS encoding zinc metallopeptidase, which produces MKWTDDRGGNVEDRRGSGGSGGMIVGGGLGTLIIAAIVFFLGGDPSSILSSGSNMSSPTQTEQRELNANEKKIGEMVDMMSGWNNLTWNQIFKENGMTYTPPKIVLFEETTQSGCGTAQAAMGPFYCPADQKVYMDMSFFNELQQRFGAKVTEFTIAYVLAHEVGHHVQTLLGTTQKVDALRRSGRYSEADMNRVSVATELQADFYAGVWAKNIDQERHILEPGDIDSAIEAAQAVGDDNIQKRSQGYVNQESFTHGSSAQRKEWFMKGYNTGDIRQGDTFNQLLK
- a CDS encoding sulfatase-like hydrolase/transferase, which codes for MYSQKIKPFLYLGFFYLIVSLIIRIVFFFHPITTASFGFFEVLKVLVVGVANDVFVFILASTFLALYFLFLSDSKYKKPYGQIILGALVLLFFYILLIPNNIFKQYGGSIAEIALAFIGVKILCFALMLFFPSKRIKIRNILYLITLFIYVLLIIFNAVSEYFFYNEFGLRYNFIAVDYLIYTNEVIGNIMESYPVLPLFLIIFALTSAVTWFIFKKTKDELKELPDFKQKLVLLASFIILAGVSLFSLTFTTQIKSSNIFAEEIEANGFPKFYWAFTHNELDYFQFYPQIDQKTAEHNFLSQYPEPTLTRNITSDQPELKKNVVLISIESLSADFMQHYGNDQKITPFLDSLANRSMMFTNLYATGNRTVRGLEALTLCIPPTAGESIIKRENNKNKFTTGNIFKSKGYDVKFLYGGYSYFDNMQDFFAGNGYGIVDRNNFKPEEITFANVWGVADEDMAKKAIQVMNAESKSGKPFFNHWMTVSNHRPFTYPGGRIDIPGDAKSREGGVKYTDYSLRKFFEMAKKQDWYKNTVFVIVADHCASSAGSTELPMDKYRIPAMVFSEDFIQPVKFDKLMSQIDLMPTVLGLLNFSYQSKFLGQDVLKKEFQPKAYIATYQDLGFVKDGYLTVISPVKKIKQYSLSQKKDKLTPEFSIYYDENPLKKPDQKIVDDAISAYQSTSYWLKTNQLNR
- the ribH gene encoding 6,7-dimethyl-8-ribityllumazine synthase — its product is MATVNLSDYKPLHITNAEDFSIGIVFSEWNDFVTYNLRDAALEILEKEGVKTENIKLFSVPGAFELNYASMQLCKERKFDAVIAIGCIIRGETPHFDFVSSAVAQGIKDCNILTDTPTIFCVLTDDTKEQSIARSGGDLGNKGVEAAVTALRMIDFKKNLSDKKGNIGFGHS
- a CDS encoding tetratricopeptide repeat protein — encoded protein: MAKLAKNAQKEQEGKETVEFFKDLDREALNTERFLEKYSKPLGIVFGALILGVLGFFAYKQFVVAPQNAEAVKTFLAAQKNLTEGKDKEALGGKSAANPGFIGTYNDFSSTDIGKLAGYNAGLLKFKEGKFQEAYDLLDQFSSDNKTLMAMKYGAMADAKSGLNKNDEALALLDKAATASSDPYTSYYFTRKAGIVALGLKKNADAKKYFSTIDEKYQDYDNGMSDSYIEMTKYY
- a CDS encoding L-dopachrome tautomerase-related protein; the protein is MYKLKKIVFLCLFITNVVAYSQETTSKVQMSIFAENPQQWTGIAISKTNRVFVNFPRWSPETPVSVAEIIDGKTIPFPNPHWNNWTENTSNNNQFICVQSMYVDSKDLLWVLDTGYELLTDTTKGARLFCFDLKNNTLIHNYFLPAEKITSKAYLNDFRIDLKNHIAYFTDSQVGGIVMFDLNTTEVRRVLVNHYSTLTEVDKIIIEGYERKHPVHSDGIELDAPSGYLYFCSLMGKNVYRIPVAYLLDKNISDTELGTKVEKYAQTGANDGIIFNKKGELFLSSLEKNAISKINKQGVFTEIIKDEAIKWPDSFAFDNQGNLYFTTSQIHLPKEKRSTYKIFKLKF
- a CDS encoding Crp/Fnr family transcriptional regulator, whose translation is MENLRAHFEEIIDLTDDEFAYILSHFTIKKLKKHQFLIQKDDSVNHTYWVKKGLLKASYTDEKEKEHIIQFAMENWWITDYQAYFTHTKAIFNVDCLENTELLCLSYENREKLCKEMQKVEHFFRKKANSGFVALQKRMISLLSDNIKERYEVLLAQYPDLFQRVSKTIIASYIGVSRESLSRLGSK
- a CDS encoding adenine phosphoribosyltransferase produces the protein MASKELIKQLENTIENVPDFPIPGIQFKDISPIFLNPKLYEDVIEDLVKFSKGKIDAVCGIESRGYLFGIAIAVALEVPFILIRKKGKLPPPIVSEKYDLEYGSAEIETREGQIKKGQRILIHDDLLATGGTTEAAAKLVEKQGATVAQFSFLSVLKDLKGDEKLRKFNAEIYHILEY